One genomic window of Erinaceus europaeus chromosome 7, mEriEur2.1, whole genome shotgun sequence includes the following:
- the LUM gene encoding lumican isoform X1 yields MKILRYLPKMQPGVFALLLAFISGASGQYYDYDSPLAIYGYSSPNCAPECNCPQSYPTAMYCDELKLKSLPMIPAGIKYLYLRNNQIDHIDEKAFENVTDLQWLILDYNLLENSKIKGRVFSKLKQLKKLHINHNNLTESVGPLPKSLQDLQLTHNKIRKLGSFDGLVNLTFVNLQHNQLKEEDVSSAFKGLKSLEYLDLSFNQISKLPSGLPASLLTLYLDNNKISSIPEEYFKRFNGLQYLRLSHNELADGGIQGNSFNISSLLELDLSYNKLKSVPTVNENLENYYLEVNEIEKFDVRSFCKILGPLSYSKIKHLRLDGNRLTQSSVPADMYDCLRMAIEIAIN; encoded by the exons ATGAA GATTCTGAGATACTTGCCAAAAATGCAGCCAGGTGTGTTTGCTCTCCTGCTGGCATTCATCAGTGGTGCCAGTGGCCAGTACTATGACTACGATTCTCCTCTGGCCATTTATGGTTACTCATCCCCCAACTGCGCACCAGAATGTAACTGCCCTCAAAGCTATCCGACCGCTATGTACTGTGACGAGCTGAAACTCAAAAGCTTGCCCATGATACCTGCTGGGATCAAGTACCTTTACCTTCGCAACAACCAGATTGACCATATTGACGAGAAGGCCTTTGAAAACGTCACCGATCTGCAGTGGCTCATCCTAGACTACAATCTCCTGGAGAACTCCAAGATCAAAGGGAGAGTCTTTTCGAAACTCAAGCAGCTGAAGAAACTACACATAAACCACAACAATCTGACAGAGTCAGTGGGGCCCCTCCCCAAGTCTCTGCAGGACCTGCAGTTGACACATAACAAGATCAGGAAGCTGGGCTCCTTTGATGGGCTGGTCAACTTGACCTTCGTCAATCTTCAACACAACCAGCTCAAAGAGGAGGATGTTTCCTCGGCGTTTAAAGGTCTGAAGTCACTGGAGTACTTAGACTTGAGCTTCAACCAAATAAGCAAGCTTCCTTCTGGCCTCCCAGCCTctcttctcactctctatttAGACAACAATAAGATCAGCAGCATCCCAGAAGAGTATTTCAAGCGTTTCAATGGACTGCAGTACCTTCGCTTATCTCACAACGAGCTGGCAGATGGTGGAATACAAGGGAATTCTTTCAATATATCATCTCTGCTGGAGCTGGATCTCTCCTACAATAAGCTGAAGAGTGTACCCACGGTCAATGAAAACCTTGAAAACTATTATCTGGAGGTCAATGAGATTGAAA AGTTTGATGTAAGGAGCTTCTGTAAGATCCTAGGCCCATTATCCTACTCCAAGATCAAGCATTTGCGCTTGGACGGCAACCGCCTGACTCAAAGCAGCGTGCCAGCTGACATGTACGACTGTCTACGTATGGCCATTGAAATTGCCATTAACTGA
- the LUM gene encoding lumican isoform X2 → MQPGVFALLLAFISGASGQYYDYDSPLAIYGYSSPNCAPECNCPQSYPTAMYCDELKLKSLPMIPAGIKYLYLRNNQIDHIDEKAFENVTDLQWLILDYNLLENSKIKGRVFSKLKQLKKLHINHNNLTESVGPLPKSLQDLQLTHNKIRKLGSFDGLVNLTFVNLQHNQLKEEDVSSAFKGLKSLEYLDLSFNQISKLPSGLPASLLTLYLDNNKISSIPEEYFKRFNGLQYLRLSHNELADGGIQGNSFNISSLLELDLSYNKLKSVPTVNENLENYYLEVNEIEKFDVRSFCKILGPLSYSKIKHLRLDGNRLTQSSVPADMYDCLRMAIEIAIN, encoded by the exons ATGCAGCCAGGTGTGTTTGCTCTCCTGCTGGCATTCATCAGTGGTGCCAGTGGCCAGTACTATGACTACGATTCTCCTCTGGCCATTTATGGTTACTCATCCCCCAACTGCGCACCAGAATGTAACTGCCCTCAAAGCTATCCGACCGCTATGTACTGTGACGAGCTGAAACTCAAAAGCTTGCCCATGATACCTGCTGGGATCAAGTACCTTTACCTTCGCAACAACCAGATTGACCATATTGACGAGAAGGCCTTTGAAAACGTCACCGATCTGCAGTGGCTCATCCTAGACTACAATCTCCTGGAGAACTCCAAGATCAAAGGGAGAGTCTTTTCGAAACTCAAGCAGCTGAAGAAACTACACATAAACCACAACAATCTGACAGAGTCAGTGGGGCCCCTCCCCAAGTCTCTGCAGGACCTGCAGTTGACACATAACAAGATCAGGAAGCTGGGCTCCTTTGATGGGCTGGTCAACTTGACCTTCGTCAATCTTCAACACAACCAGCTCAAAGAGGAGGATGTTTCCTCGGCGTTTAAAGGTCTGAAGTCACTGGAGTACTTAGACTTGAGCTTCAACCAAATAAGCAAGCTTCCTTCTGGCCTCCCAGCCTctcttctcactctctatttAGACAACAATAAGATCAGCAGCATCCCAGAAGAGTATTTCAAGCGTTTCAATGGACTGCAGTACCTTCGCTTATCTCACAACGAGCTGGCAGATGGTGGAATACAAGGGAATTCTTTCAATATATCATCTCTGCTGGAGCTGGATCTCTCCTACAATAAGCTGAAGAGTGTACCCACGGTCAATGAAAACCTTGAAAACTATTATCTGGAGGTCAATGAGATTGAAA AGTTTGATGTAAGGAGCTTCTGTAAGATCCTAGGCCCATTATCCTACTCCAAGATCAAGCATTTGCGCTTGGACGGCAACCGCCTGACTCAAAGCAGCGTGCCAGCTGACATGTACGACTGTCTACGTATGGCCATTGAAATTGCCATTAACTGA